A genomic segment from Streptomyces sp. NBC_01233 encodes:
- a CDS encoding DUF6893 family small protein translates to MKNAVIGGAAAAALAAVLAVLLPDLRRYLRIRRM, encoded by the coding sequence ATGAAGAACGCCGTCATCGGCGGGGCCGCGGCCGCCGCCCTCGCCGCGGTCCTGGCCGTGCTCCTGCCCGACCTCAGGCGCTACCTGCGCATCCGCAGGATGTGA